One Sodalinema gerasimenkoae IPPAS B-353 DNA segment encodes these proteins:
- a CDS encoding 50S ribosomal protein L25/general stress protein Ctc, with protein sequence MQLTVECKSRPDGSKPKALRREGLVPAVLYGHDGTNSLELVVDEKSVQQLLKDPNVSNSLIKVTVADGGWSGQTLLREVQMHPWRGYPYHLSFFSIASQATVQVDLPLHFIGEPVGVERDGGILETQVNEVAVECAPDNIPETIEIDVSALEMGGSMHLSEVTFPEGVAPVTDTDLLLVTIQAPRVAQTEDEGSATSEASKLLDALEEASED encoded by the coding sequence ATGCAACTGACTGTAGAATGTAAATCCCGTCCCGACGGGAGTAAACCCAAAGCCTTACGACGAGAAGGATTAGTACCCGCTGTCCTCTATGGACATGATGGAACCAACTCCCTAGAACTGGTAGTTGACGAGAAGTCCGTCCAACAACTCCTCAAAGACCCCAACGTCTCCAATAGTCTAATTAAAGTCACCGTTGCCGATGGAGGCTGGAGCGGACAAACCCTACTGCGGGAAGTGCAAATGCACCCCTGGAGAGGCTATCCCTATCACCTCAGTTTCTTCTCCATTGCCTCTCAGGCGACAGTCCAGGTGGACTTACCTCTTCACTTTATCGGTGAACCCGTTGGCGTAGAACGCGATGGTGGGATTCTGGAGACTCAGGTGAACGAGGTGGCCGTGGAATGTGCCCCTGACAATATCCCTGAAACCATTGAGATCGACGTCTCCGCCCTAGAAATGGGAGGCAGTATGCACTTAAGTGAAGTGACCTTCCCGGAAGGCGTTGCCCCAGTCACGGATACTGACTTACTCCTGGTGACCATCCAAGCCCCTCGCGTGGCTCAAACGGAAGACGAGGGAAGTGCGACATCGGAAGCCAGCAAACTGCTCGATGCTCTCGAAGAAGCCAGCGAAGACTAG
- a CDS encoding adenylosuccinate synthase: MANVVVIGAQWGDEGKGKITDLLSRSADVVVRYQGGVNAGHTVVVKDKTFKLHLIPSGILYPQTECIIGSGTVIDPQVLIEELDRLKELGVPTENLKIAQTAHVTMPYHCMIDQASEERRGNHKIGTTKRGIGPTYADKSERTGVRILDLMDADSLREILAWTIPLKNEILERLYDLPPLDPEEVANVYLNYAERLRPHVIDASLSINDAVRRRRNILFEGAQGTLLDLDHGTYPYVTSSNPIAGGACIGAGVGPTIVDRVIGVAKAYTTRVGEGPFPTEMTEGVGATLCDRGAEFGTTTGRQRRCGWFDAVIGRYAVRINGMDCLAITKLDVLDTLPEIKVCVAYEINGVRTTDFPSSARQFANCEPIYETLPGWQSSTEECRSLDDLPPEALNYLKFLAELMEVPIAIVSLGASRHQTIIVEDPIHGPKRALLDANGDPVVKK; the protein is encoded by the coding sequence TTGGCTAACGTAGTTGTAATCGGTGCCCAATGGGGCGACGAAGGAAAAGGCAAGATAACCGACCTGCTCAGCCGATCGGCAGATGTTGTAGTACGTTACCAAGGAGGGGTAAATGCTGGACATACCGTTGTTGTCAAAGACAAGACTTTTAAACTGCATCTAATCCCGTCTGGTATCCTCTACCCCCAGACCGAATGTATTATTGGCTCAGGGACTGTGATTGACCCTCAGGTTCTCATTGAGGAACTCGATCGCCTCAAAGAACTCGGTGTTCCCACAGAGAACTTGAAAATCGCCCAAACTGCCCATGTGACAATGCCCTATCATTGCATGATCGACCAAGCCTCCGAGGAGCGGCGCGGCAATCACAAAATTGGCACCACCAAGCGAGGCATCGGCCCCACCTACGCCGACAAATCTGAGCGAACGGGGGTGCGCATCCTAGATTTAATGGATGCCGACAGCTTGCGAGAGATTCTCGCCTGGACCATTCCTCTGAAAAACGAAATTTTAGAGCGACTGTATGATTTACCCCCGCTCGATCCTGAAGAGGTGGCCAACGTCTATCTCAACTATGCCGAGCGTCTGCGTCCTCATGTCATTGATGCCTCCCTATCCATCAACGACGCCGTCCGTCGTCGTCGCAATATCCTCTTTGAAGGGGCCCAGGGAACCCTTCTCGACCTCGATCACGGAACCTATCCCTACGTCACCTCCTCCAACCCTATTGCCGGAGGTGCCTGCATTGGCGCTGGCGTAGGTCCGACGATTGTTGACCGAGTGATTGGCGTTGCCAAAGCCTATACCACCCGTGTCGGAGAAGGGCCATTCCCCACCGAGATGACCGAAGGCGTTGGGGCCACCCTCTGCGATCGCGGCGCCGAATTTGGCACCACCACCGGCCGGCAACGTCGCTGTGGTTGGTTTGATGCGGTCATTGGCCGTTACGCCGTCCGCATCAACGGCATGGACTGTCTCGCCATCACCAAACTCGACGTTCTCGACACCCTCCCGGAGATTAAAGTTTGCGTCGCCTACGAAATCAATGGCGTTCGCACCACTGACTTCCCCAGCAGTGCCCGTCAATTTGCCAACTGTGAACCCATTTACGAAACTCTCCCCGGTTGGCAATCCAGTACCGAAGAGTGCCGCAGCCTCGACGATCTTCCCCCGGAAGCCTTGAACTATCTCAAATTCCTGGCTGAACTGATGGAAGTTCCCATCGCCATCGTGTCTCTCGGTGCTAGCCGACACCAAACCATCATCGTCGAAGATCCCATCCACGGTCCCAAACGGGCCCTCCTAGATGCCAACGGCGACCCAGTGGTAAAAAAGTAA
- the mutL gene encoding DNA mismatch repair endonuclease MutL yields the protein MPKIATLPAEVVHAIAAGEVIDSLAAVVRELAENALDAGASRIAISVNPQHWFVSVADNGCGMSRDDLQQAASPHSTSKIHDFNDLHQITSLGFRGEALHSLAQLAQLSIYSRQGDDPGWQACYTRQGHIKTLTPTAIAPGTIVEVHQVFHHWPQRRDALPNPPQQLRGIQLMLQNLALCHPQVCWQVRKGDKPWFSLTPGPSPRDILPQLLRGVTREDVYYSRNSSLELLLGRPDRCHRGRADWLKFAVNGRVVNLPDLEHTLLSALSRSLPRNRYPLCFLHLRVPPEQLDWNRHPAKSEIYLQNTEHWQTQLREAIDRALALGSLDNSGHSRVRQLLRVQDSPGDYRINPSSTDPSTDPSSRPLMPLRAIGQANRTYIVAEHPDGLWLVEQHIAHERVIYEQLCQDWALQELDPPIILSGLSPQQLENLDQIGITVDPFGDGLWALRQAPIPLAQRDDCADALQELSQGNLQEAQVATACRSAIRNGTLLTLKEMQQLLDRWQQTRNPHTCPHGRPIYLPLDESSLGRYFRRSWVIGKSHGI from the coding sequence ATGCCTAAAATTGCCACCCTACCGGCTGAGGTGGTTCATGCGATCGCCGCCGGAGAAGTCATCGACTCCCTGGCCGCTGTCGTCCGTGAATTAGCAGAAAACGCCCTCGACGCCGGAGCCAGCCGCATTGCCATTTCCGTCAATCCGCAACACTGGTTTGTCTCGGTCGCCGACAATGGCTGTGGCATGAGTCGCGACGACTTACAACAGGCCGCCTCCCCCCACAGCACCAGCAAAATTCATGATTTTAACGACCTGCACCAAATCACCAGCCTCGGTTTTCGCGGCGAAGCGCTCCATAGCCTGGCCCAACTCGCCCAACTGAGCATTTACAGTCGCCAGGGAGACGATCCCGGTTGGCAGGCCTGCTACACCCGTCAGGGACACATTAAAACCCTCACCCCTACCGCCATTGCCCCCGGAACCATCGTCGAGGTGCATCAAGTGTTCCACCATTGGCCCCAGCGGCGAGATGCCCTACCCAACCCCCCCCAACAACTACGGGGCATCCAACTGATGCTCCAGAACCTGGCCCTGTGCCATCCCCAAGTCTGCTGGCAAGTCCGCAAAGGCGACAAACCCTGGTTCAGCCTCACCCCAGGCCCCAGTCCCCGCGACATTCTCCCCCAATTACTGCGGGGCGTAACTCGTGAGGATGTCTATTACAGCCGTAATTCCTCCCTAGAACTGCTCCTGGGCCGCCCCGATCGCTGTCACCGGGGACGAGCCGACTGGCTGAAATTCGCCGTCAACGGGCGCGTTGTCAATCTCCCCGACCTCGAACATACTCTCCTCAGTGCCCTCTCGCGATCGCTCCCCCGCAACCGCTATCCCCTCTGTTTCCTGCATCTGCGAGTTCCCCCCGAGCAACTGGACTGGAACCGCCACCCCGCTAAAAGCGAAATCTACCTACAAAACACCGAACACTGGCAAACCCAACTCCGGGAAGCCATCGATCGCGCCCTGGCCCTCGGCTCCCTAGACAACTCCGGCCATTCCCGCGTCCGTCAACTGCTACGAGTCCAAGACAGCCCAGGAGACTATCGGATTAACCCCTCCTCCACAGACCCCTCCACAGACCCCTCCTCCCGTCCTCTGATGCCCCTACGGGCAATCGGACAAGCCAATCGCACCTACATCGTCGCCGAACACCCCGATGGACTCTGGCTGGTCGAACAACACATCGCCCATGAACGAGTCATTTACGAACAACTCTGCCAAGACTGGGCCTTACAAGAGTTGGACCCGCCCATCATCCTCTCCGGTTTAAGTCCCCAGCAACTCGAGAACCTAGACCAGATCGGCATCACCGTTGACCCCTTCGGAGACGGACTCTGGGCCCTGCGTCAAGCCCCGATTCCCCTCGCCCAGCGGGACGACTGCGCCGATGCCCTCCAAGAACTCAGTCAAGGCAACCTACAAGAGGCCCAAGTCGCCACCGCCTGCCGCAGTGCCATCCGCAATGGAACCCTGCTGACCCTCAAAGAAATGCAGCAACTCCTCGATCGCTGGCAACAGACCCGTAATCCTCACACCTGCCCCCATGGACGACCCATTTATCTACCCCTCGACGAATCCTCCCTGGGGCGCTATTTCCGCCGCAGTTGGGTCATTGGCAAAAGTCATGGAATTTAA
- a CDS encoding CAAD domain-containing protein, translated as MTSDTTPNGEQTTSPDQAATAVDSKGGELQISNSPGNAGNKDQFNEVKMQVLSVLSDLFGIVGHFFSEYKKPLINVALVMAALVTLYLTLSVIDAINDIPLLSPVFELVGIGYSGWFIFRFLLTAEARKELQSKIANFTNRVTGS; from the coding sequence ATGACTTCAGACACGACCCCCAACGGAGAACAAACCACATCCCCAGATCAGGCTGCGACAGCAGTTGATTCCAAGGGAGGGGAGCTTCAGATCTCTAACTCCCCGGGAAATGCGGGGAATAAGGATCAGTTTAACGAAGTGAAGATGCAAGTCCTCTCGGTCTTATCGGACCTGTTTGGGATTGTGGGTCACTTTTTTTCGGAATATAAAAAGCCCCTAATCAATGTCGCTTTGGTTATGGCGGCACTGGTCACACTCTATTTGACCTTGTCGGTCATTGATGCAATCAACGATATCCCCCTACTGTCGCCGGTGTTTGAGTTGGTTGGGATTGGTTATTCCGGCTGGTTCATCTTCCGTTTCTTACTGACGGCTGAGGCGCGCAAGGAGTTACAAAGCAAGATTGCCAATTTTACGAATCGGGTAACGGGTTCCTAG
- the eno gene encoding phosphopyruvate hydratase — MFVSDTSIEAIEAWEILDSRGRPTVEAEVRLAGGAIGVAKVPSGASTGTFEAHELRDGDPKRYNGKGVLRAVENIIDKIAPELVGKVDALNQLEVDGAMLYRDGSDNKANLGANAILAVSLANAHACACALDIPLYRYLGGPLANLLPVPMMNVINGGEHAANNIDFQEYMIVPVGAPSFREALRWGSEVFASLSKVLDEKGLLTGVGDEGGFAPNLESNTAAAELLVDAIQRAGYTPGEQVALALDVAASEFYSDGQYTYDGATRSPAELVDYLAGLVENYPIVSIEDGLHEEDWDNWKLLTERLGHRCQLVGDDLFVTNKTRLKTGIERSAGNSILIKVNQIGSLSETLETIDLATRNGFRSVISHRSGETEDTTIADLSVATRAGQIKTGSLCRSERIAKYNRLLRIESELGDRGVYAGTIGMGPGATT; from the coding sequence ATGTTTGTATCTGACACCAGCATCGAAGCCATTGAAGCCTGGGAAATCCTCGACTCCCGAGGACGGCCCACCGTAGAAGCCGAAGTTCGCCTCGCCGGTGGTGCCATCGGTGTAGCCAAAGTCCCCAGCGGTGCATCCACCGGAACCTTTGAAGCCCATGAACTCCGTGATGGCGACCCCAAACGCTACAACGGCAAAGGTGTCCTCCGAGCCGTCGAAAACATCATCGACAAAATCGCCCCGGAACTCGTGGGCAAAGTCGATGCTCTCAACCAACTCGAAGTGGATGGAGCCATGCTCTATCGCGACGGTTCCGACAACAAAGCCAACCTTGGGGCCAACGCCATCCTCGCCGTCTCCCTGGCTAACGCTCACGCCTGCGCCTGTGCCCTCGATATCCCCCTTTACCGCTACTTAGGCGGTCCCCTGGCGAATCTCCTCCCCGTTCCCATGATGAACGTCATCAACGGGGGAGAACACGCCGCCAACAACATCGACTTTCAGGAATACATGATTGTCCCCGTTGGCGCACCCTCTTTCAGAGAAGCCTTACGCTGGGGGTCTGAAGTCTTTGCCTCCCTCAGTAAAGTCCTCGACGAAAAAGGCCTCCTCACCGGGGTTGGCGACGAGGGCGGCTTTGCCCCTAACCTCGAATCCAACACCGCTGCCGCTGAACTCCTCGTTGATGCTATCCAACGGGCCGGTTATACCCCCGGCGAACAAGTGGCCCTCGCCCTGGATGTGGCCGCCAGTGAGTTCTACAGCGATGGTCAATATACCTATGATGGCGCCACTCGTTCCCCCGCTGAACTCGTCGACTACCTCGCTGGCTTAGTCGAGAATTATCCCATTGTCTCGATTGAGGATGGACTCCATGAAGAAGATTGGGATAACTGGAAACTCCTCACTGAACGGCTGGGCCATCGCTGTCAACTGGTGGGGGATGACCTCTTTGTCACGAATAAAACTCGCCTGAAAACGGGGATTGAGCGGTCAGCCGGGAACTCGATCCTGATTAAAGTCAACCAAATCGGCTCTCTCAGCGAAACCCTGGAAACCATTGACTTAGCCACCCGCAATGGCTTCCGCTCAGTGATTAGCCACCGTTCTGGGGAAACCGAGGATACGACCATCGCCGACTTGTCCGTGGCCACCCGAGCCGGACAAATCAAAACCGGTTCCCTCTGTCGTAGCGAACGGATTGCGAAATACAACCGCTTGCTGCGCATTGAAAGTGAACTGGGCGATCGCGGTGTTTATGCCGGAACCATCGGCATGGGCCCCGGTGCAACGACCTAA
- a CDS encoding type II toxin-antitoxin system HicA family toxin has translation MTFTFLRRHRRLLLHSLGRLGLISLTAFGIASIFNWTNHRNYWQGTIFSVQTVDFNLLTHTLPSKLSYLLIEGESAEIQRTLESHYGFFGLVMTDCRRETPNCPEQTITYFAPAASSMRTSPTVEDLANAPFDVLRDPPPRFAEWSYESSRDRYPVPTGQTNPGEVIGRVYYLRGQPSQFLQDYWSWLRNPSNLEGSRFIYFVTTLFFLVGGTMTWVIIELILYSQRKQRQELEEDAQFLKQQLQQELDKIPQLLEERESVRSELESYRQQQQQLTQNLQGSIADYEQQLKELQDQEQERQQTLETLEADLKAAIDSQTEAQELIEERERKITELKQHQQDQERKRQERTQILEQLRHDLELTQESALEAQAETETLNQIIAELTRDRNLAQEQYQKLQAKLSQQLDNSTLKQALESSRNELQHSQQQAEKRELQLLQENSKLKRDVDERTEYNETFEILAVEQSEFLNQEIQSLKTEIESLKGTIALLEQQNNESFGYQIHLKDRIQQLEELEESIKSIEDDDNESETIIHRIMFSEMPQVSGKDVIKSLKKMGFTYKHTRGSHARLEKTDTRSCTVPIHSQPLRLGTLRNILINAGVTVEDLKQNL, from the coding sequence ATGACCTTCACGTTTCTGCGCCGCCATCGTCGTCTCCTCCTCCATAGCCTCGGTCGCCTGGGACTGATTTCCCTCACGGCTTTCGGCATTGCTAGCATCTTCAATTGGACGAATCATCGCAACTATTGGCAGGGAACCATCTTCTCCGTGCAAACGGTGGATTTCAATCTCTTAACCCATACCCTACCCAGCAAACTCTCCTATCTCCTCATCGAGGGGGAATCCGCAGAAATTCAACGAACCCTAGAGAGTCACTACGGATTTTTTGGCTTAGTCATGACCGATTGCCGCCGCGAGACTCCCAACTGTCCTGAACAGACGATTACCTATTTTGCCCCGGCAGCCTCTTCCATGAGAACCTCGCCAACAGTAGAAGACTTGGCAAACGCTCCCTTTGATGTGTTGCGAGATCCACCTCCTCGCTTTGCCGAATGGTCTTATGAGAGTTCCCGCGATCGCTACCCCGTCCCCACCGGACAAACCAATCCCGGAGAGGTGATTGGACGAGTCTATTATCTACGAGGACAACCGTCACAATTCCTGCAAGATTACTGGAGTTGGCTACGCAATCCCAGCAACCTAGAAGGGTCAAGATTTATCTACTTTGTCACCACCCTATTTTTCTTAGTCGGTGGCACGATGACTTGGGTAATTATTGAGCTAATCTTATACTCCCAACGCAAACAGCGCCAAGAACTTGAGGAGGATGCACAATTCCTCAAACAACAACTCCAACAAGAACTTGATAAAATTCCGCAACTCCTAGAAGAACGGGAAAGCGTCCGCTCAGAACTTGAGTCCTATCGCCAACAACAGCAGCAGTTAACCCAAAACCTTCAAGGGTCGATCGCCGACTATGAGCAGCAATTAAAAGAGTTGCAAGACCAAGAACAAGAACGCCAACAAACCTTAGAAACCTTAGAGGCTGACCTAAAAGCTGCCATCGACTCGCAAACGGAGGCTCAAGAACTCATTGAGGAACGAGAACGTAAAATCACTGAACTCAAACAACATCAACAAGACCAGGAACGCAAACGTCAAGAACGGACTCAGATTTTAGAACAATTACGTCATGACTTAGAACTGACCCAAGAGAGTGCCCTAGAAGCCCAGGCAGAAACAGAAACTCTGAATCAGATCATTGCTGAGTTAACCCGCGATCGCAACCTTGCCCAAGAGCAATATCAAAAACTCCAAGCCAAACTTTCTCAACAGCTTGATAATAGCACCCTTAAACAAGCCCTAGAATCTTCCCGAAACGAGTTACAACATAGTCAACAGCAAGCAGAAAAGCGCGAACTACAACTTCTTCAGGAAAATTCCAAGCTCAAAAGAGATGTTGATGAGCGTACTGAGTATAATGAAACTTTTGAAATTCTAGCTGTTGAGCAAAGTGAATTTTTAAACCAAGAGATACAAAGCCTAAAAACCGAAATTGAGAGCCTCAAGGGGACAATTGCTCTGCTCGAACAACAAAATAATGAATCTTTTGGCTATCAAATTCATTTAAAAGACAGAATCCAGCAATTAGAAGAACTTGAAGAATCTATAAAATCCATCGAAGATGACGATAATGAAAGTGAAACGATAATTCATCGAATCATGTTTTCGGAAATGCCTCAAGTCTCGGGAAAAGATGTCATTAAATCCCTTAAAAAGATGGGATTCACCTATAAACATACCCGAGGAAGTCACGCCCGCTTAGAGAAAACGGATACCCGCTCCTGCACCGTTCCTATCCATTCCCAACCCCTGCGCTTAGGAACTCTAAGAAATATTCTTATTAACGCCGGGGTCACCGTCGAAGACCTCAAGCAGAACCTCTAG
- a CDS encoding response regulator transcription factor — MSDKLLLVDDEPGLREAVQAYLSQSGFTVDVATNGQEGWERLQQDIPDLVVTDIMMPEVDGYQLLKQMREDPRLKSIPVVFLTARGMTSDRIQGYQARCDAYISKPFDPDELVAVVENLLARRSNATEGLEDGETPDIATLARQIQEIKELLTHKSAIPQKSDPVQIDLTPREESVLELVAQGLMNKEIASRLETSVRNVEKYVSRLFSKTGTNSRTELVRYALENGLTD; from the coding sequence ATGTCAGATAAACTTTTATTGGTCGATGATGAACCCGGACTGCGGGAAGCGGTCCAAGCCTATCTCTCCCAAAGTGGCTTTACGGTGGACGTGGCCACCAATGGCCAGGAGGGATGGGAAAGACTTCAGCAGGATATCCCTGATTTAGTCGTCACCGATATCATGATGCCGGAGGTCGACGGCTACCAACTCCTCAAGCAAATGCGGGAAGACCCTCGCCTCAAGTCCATTCCCGTGGTGTTTTTGACGGCCCGGGGGATGACGAGCGATCGCATCCAAGGCTATCAGGCCCGCTGTGATGCGTATATCTCCAAACCCTTCGACCCCGATGAACTGGTGGCGGTGGTGGAAAACCTGCTGGCCCGTCGTTCTAATGCAACGGAAGGCTTGGAGGACGGCGAAACCCCAGATATCGCCACCCTGGCCCGACAAATCCAAGAAATTAAGGAACTGCTCACCCACAAAAGTGCCATTCCCCAGAAAAGTGATCCGGTGCAGATTGACTTAACGCCTCGGGAGGAGAGTGTGTTGGAACTGGTGGCCCAAGGGTTGATGAATAAGGAAATCGCCAGTCGCCTCGAAACCAGTGTCCGCAATGTGGAGAAGTATGTGAGTCGTCTCTTTAGCAAAACCGGAACGAACAGCCGCACGGAGTTGGTTCGCTATGCGTTAGAGAATGGTTTGACGGATTAG